A genome region from Fervidobacterium changbaicum includes the following:
- a CDS encoding FecCD family ABC transporter permease produces the protein MQKLIRWLKSTGRYLLPVVFVIVFLVNLSFGTVYVSPIRLFKLIGEETSERYLIFNLRLPRVLMATLTGIALSLVGNIFQAIMKNPLVDPYLIGTSAGASFGALLAIYFIVNSIAHVSIPTMSFIFALVASTLSIVLAKKGSVVPTVHLVLSGVLVSTLFSAGSMLLLNIANKTLVSGHVWLYGTFSGITFHDLIVPSISLGVLVLLSFALSKRLDVMTLGEKEAKSLGINVEALKWLFYLLGSFVTAAFVSKTGIIGFVGLIVPHMARIVAGPKHSKNLLATILIGGMLMSVCDTLARTLLNPVEIPVGIITALIGAPFMFFLLKFKNGSLK, from the coding sequence TTGCAAAAGCTGATTCGCTGGTTAAAATCGACAGGGAGGTATCTGCTCCCTGTCGTTTTTGTCATCGTCTTCCTAGTTAACTTATCCTTTGGAACAGTTTACGTAAGTCCGATAAGGTTATTCAAACTAATCGGCGAAGAAACTTCCGAAAGGTACTTAATTTTCAACCTAAGATTGCCGAGAGTTCTCATGGCTACCTTGACAGGCATAGCTCTTTCCTTGGTCGGTAACATATTCCAAGCTATCATGAAAAACCCTCTTGTTGATCCTTATCTTATTGGCACTTCAGCAGGCGCAAGCTTTGGAGCTCTTCTGGCTATATATTTCATTGTGAACTCAATAGCACATGTCAGCATTCCAACGATGAGCTTTATCTTCGCCCTGGTTGCATCTACACTTTCCATTGTTTTAGCAAAAAAAGGAAGCGTCGTTCCAACAGTTCACCTTGTCTTGAGCGGTGTGCTTGTTAGCACATTGTTTTCTGCTGGAAGTATGTTGCTTTTAAACATAGCAAACAAGACACTTGTGAGCGGACATGTATGGCTTTATGGAACATTTTCTGGAATAACGTTTCATGATTTGATAGTACCTTCGATTTCTCTTGGAGTACTTGTACTGCTTTCATTTGCATTGAGCAAACGTTTAGATGTGATGACCCTTGGTGAGAAAGAAGCAAAAAGTTTGGGAATCAACGTAGAAGCATTAAAATGGCTCTTCTATCTACTTGGCTCATTTGTTACTGCAGCCTTTGTTTCCAAAACAGGAATCATCGGTTTTGTTGGGCTTATAGTCCCACATATGGCACGTATTGTAGCAGGACCGAAACACAGTAAGAACTTATTGGCCACCATACTCATAGGTGGTATGCTTATGTCCGTCTGTGACACGCTGGCAAGGACGTTACTGAATCCTGTTGAAATACCTGTAGGTATCATCACAGCACTAATAGGTGCTCCGTTCATGTTCTTCTTGCTCAAGTTTAAGAACGGCAGTTTAAAATAG
- a CDS encoding DUF4382 domain-containing protein has translation MNKMLFIFAMSVLVLVLFSCSQLNLFEPKSKISVIFSSAVEGEGDVTKVQEYSSYSSTVLQGLNKREEAPWIKDIQHLYVKVSKFSYKYSTGPGAGKWATPTTVEKVIDLTALDSETEWLKFDVPKGAVIVALALEVTQATVTINDQSYPVTIPAEKARVVLPNLNWEVKDDSSEIVLSIDWSRSIIKSGPTSYMLVPRVAYRWRGTLKYLWAIYGDIKVNEATPTEPLLIGLFEGTDTSATPTVLKLIPLRNEGKFWLGKHEKGIYTIVVWDNLTWEFEDEKYVISARKATETTFEHGKETAHTELHLAYSK, from the coding sequence ATGAATAAGATGCTTTTCATATTTGCAATGAGCGTTCTGGTACTCGTACTCTTCAGTTGTAGTCAGCTCAACCTCTTTGAGCCAAAGTCTAAGATTTCAGTCATTTTTTCATCAGCTGTTGAAGGCGAGGGTGACGTCACAAAAGTCCAAGAATACTCTTCGTATTCTTCTACAGTATTACAGGGACTGAACAAAAGAGAGGAAGCACCATGGATCAAGGATATACAACACCTATACGTTAAGGTTTCCAAATTTTCATACAAGTATTCAACGGGTCCCGGGGCTGGAAAATGGGCAACTCCCACAACTGTTGAGAAAGTTATCGATTTGACAGCCCTTGATAGCGAGACCGAGTGGCTGAAGTTCGATGTTCCAAAAGGAGCAGTTATAGTTGCCCTTGCACTCGAAGTCACACAAGCAACAGTAACTATAAATGACCAGAGTTATCCGGTAACTATTCCAGCTGAAAAGGCAAGAGTTGTTCTTCCAAACCTCAACTGGGAAGTCAAAGATGATTCTTCGGAGATTGTCCTGAGCATTGACTGGAGCAGGAGTATCATAAAGTCAGGTCCGACAAGTTACATGCTTGTTCCAAGGGTTGCATACAGATGGCGGGGAACTCTTAAGTACTTATGGGCTATCTACGGGGATATAAAAGTTAACGAAGCCACACCAACCGAACCACTACTTATCGGTCTGTTCGAAGGAACAGATACAAGCGCTACACCGACGGTTTTGAAGTTGATACCTCTCAGGAACGAAGGCAAGTTCTGGCTTGGTAAACACGAAAAAGGTATATATACTATTGTTGTTTGGGACAACCTAACTTGGGAATTTGAAGATGAAAAATACGTGATTTCTGCAAGAAAAGCAACGGAAACCACATTTGAGCACGGCAAGGAAACAGCACATACAGAACTTCACTTGGCTTATAGTAAATAA
- the ribH gene encoding 6,7-dimethyl-8-ribityllumazine synthase: MQEQLRLIEGSYEGTNMRFAIIVPRFNSTVTERLLEGAVDCLKRHSVKEQDITVIRVPGSMEVIFVLNELVRNCSEEFDAIIVLGAVIQGETYHFTVVANEIGKAVAQFNMTSSVPITFGVLTTETVEQALNRAGIKSGNKGFEAALAALEMANLKKMISKLK; encoded by the coding sequence ATGCAAGAACAACTAAGACTCATCGAGGGGAGCTATGAGGGAACAAATATGAGATTTGCAATCATCGTTCCAAGATTCAACAGCACAGTTACTGAAAGATTACTCGAAGGCGCAGTCGATTGCTTGAAACGACACAGCGTCAAAGAACAAGACATCACTGTTATTCGCGTCCCAGGAAGTATGGAAGTCATCTTTGTATTGAACGAACTGGTTCGAAATTGTTCAGAAGAATTTGATGCAATAATTGTCCTCGGTGCTGTTATTCAAGGGGAGACATATCATTTCACCGTCGTTGCAAACGAAATAGGAAAAGCTGTAGCCCAGTTCAACATGACTTCGAGTGTACCAATCACATTCGGTGTCTTGACAACCGAAACGGTTGAACAGGCGTTGAATCGTGCCGGAATTAAGAGTGGTAACAAAGGATTTGAAGCTGCATTAGCAGCTCTCGAGATGGCTAATTTGAAAAAGATGATTTCAAAGCTAAAGTAA
- a CDS encoding ABC transporter substrate-binding protein — protein MVKLLDSGSFRKVVLAVVLLASVLSLAIAVVDDAGRIVNIPMPPRRVVSAAPSATRYLQALGLENRIIGVTAWDSYQKAENIGNMVPLNIEKIYSLRPDLVIMFGGFQFPEVEKLEKAKLTAYVLNANTLTDIIKAVGQLGAIFNVKEKADKLVNQLRQKMTEMGQKTSKIPLEKRPTVFFTITVPDDKVKELWTAGTGSYMNELIVIAGGRNIAAPYSGNNGWLSVSWEWLVKEDPDIIIIGAYGDPKQVEQAVKNHSIMKSLKAVKTGKVFIVDGSEVSQAAPHLFDYLEVFYNFFYGGK, from the coding sequence ATGGTGAAGCTTTTGGATTCAGGTTCTTTCAGGAAAGTTGTACTGGCTGTCGTGCTTCTTGCGTCGGTCCTGTCACTTGCGATCGCTGTTGTTGATGACGCTGGAAGGATCGTAAACATTCCGATGCCACCAAGGAGGGTTGTCTCCGCTGCACCAAGCGCAACAAGATACTTACAAGCACTCGGATTAGAAAATCGCATTATAGGTGTCACCGCTTGGGATAGTTATCAGAAGGCAGAAAACATCGGTAATATGGTCCCTCTCAACATTGAAAAGATCTACTCGTTAAGGCCTGACCTCGTTATAATGTTCGGTGGTTTTCAGTTTCCTGAAGTAGAAAAGTTAGAAAAAGCAAAGTTGACAGCTTACGTTCTCAATGCAAACACACTGACCGATATAATAAAGGCTGTTGGACAGTTGGGAGCGATCTTCAACGTTAAAGAGAAAGCCGATAAGCTTGTAAATCAGCTCCGGCAAAAGATGACCGAGATGGGACAAAAAACTTCGAAAATCCCATTGGAAAAAAGACCCACGGTATTTTTTACAATAACTGTTCCAGATGACAAGGTAAAAGAATTGTGGACCGCAGGAACCGGTTCCTATATGAACGAACTAATCGTTATCGCCGGTGGACGAAATATCGCGGCACCTTACAGCGGAAACAATGGATGGTTATCGGTAAGCTGGGAATGGCTCGTAAAAGAAGATCCGGATATCATAATTATTGGCGCATACGGAGATCCAAAGCAAGTTGAACAGGCTGTAAAAAACCATTCAATAATGAAAAGCTTGAAAGCTGTAAAAACTGGGAAAGTCTTTATTGTTGATGGCAGTGAAGTAAGCCAAGCTGCTCCGCATCTTTTCGATTATCTTGAAGTATTCTACAACTTCTTCTACGGAGGTAAGTAA
- a CDS encoding ABC transporter ATP-binding protein, with the protein MSKMNVFAADEFMNQISIRAVGLVKKFGDFTAVDGINLEVRNGEIFGFLGPNGAGKTTTIKMLTGVLKPTSGQVEILGLDMKDSEVEIKRRIGVVPDEPKIYEHLKGYEFLDFIAAVYRLDKKQLEERIQELCNAFGVDYLSKFVGEMSHGMKQKLMLISVLMRKPEVLFLDEPTVGLDAKSARILKELLRKYASEGTTIFMTTHILEIAEKMCDRVAIINKGRVIAESSVEELKDRYGKSLEDIFLSLTATEDIQEIVENL; encoded by the coding sequence ATGTCAAAAATGAATGTGTTTGCAGCCGATGAATTTATGAATCAGATATCTATCAGAGCCGTCGGTCTTGTGAAGAAATTTGGTGATTTTACCGCAGTGGATGGTATAAACCTTGAAGTAAGAAATGGCGAAATATTTGGTTTTCTTGGACCAAACGGTGCGGGAAAAACAACCACCATAAAAATGCTCACTGGTGTCCTCAAGCCAACGAGTGGTCAAGTGGAGATTCTTGGACTTGACATGAAAGATAGTGAGGTTGAGATAAAGCGAAGAATCGGTGTTGTACCGGATGAACCAAAAATTTACGAACACTTGAAAGGGTACGAATTTTTGGATTTCATCGCTGCAGTGTATCGATTGGATAAAAAGCAGTTGGAGGAAAGAATACAAGAGCTGTGTAATGCGTTTGGTGTGGATTATCTTTCAAAGTTTGTTGGGGAAATGTCGCATGGTATGAAACAGAAACTAATGCTGATTTCGGTTTTAATGAGAAAGCCAGAAGTTTTGTTCTTGGATGAACCAACAGTAGGATTGGATGCAAAAAGTGCAAGAATACTTAAGGAGCTTCTTAGAAAATACGCAAGCGAAGGTACAACAATCTTCATGACAACACATATACTTGAAATTGCCGAAAAGATGTGCGACAGAGTTGCGATAATAAACAAAGGAAGAGTAATTGCAGAAAGTTCGGTTGAGGAATTGAAGGATAGATATGGTAAATCCTTGGAGGATATATTCCTCTCACTCACCGCTACCGAAGATATTCAAGAAATTGTCGAAAATCTTTGA
- the feoB gene encoding ferrous iron transport protein B, translating to MIITVGLLGNPNVGKTSLFNKLVGARQYVANWPGVTVSRIEGATVFGDYTLHFVDLPGVYSLTATSVDEKVTRDYLIFSPPNVTVVIIDSMSPEQGIYLLLEAVELGLNVIAVFNAIDEAKKNGIKIDKNTLETYLRVPVVLTSAHTGEGIEELKEKIISVFKKQTRPLMLDYGKEIEEKIRSLEQCVTEQFNKRFMAVKIIEGDKFAHDFVKKECANEILNSISPDMKTEIPLVKYQYISNVVQLAIKRNEEVLGVTEALDHVLTHKFIGIPIFISLMYLAFNFTFKVSEPLVGLLEYLFEKLANAVGSDTLLTSLVSQGIINGVGSVLAFVPSIFALFFALGIMEESGYLPRIAFLVDRLMYSLRLTGRSFMTLLLGFGCNVSTVMAARGLADERERITTILVSPFISCSARIPVYLLIVSIAFPNHKAEAFFAIYVLSLLLTAVSSRLVNKFILKGQAVPLVMELPRYRFPKLSNVLTYVWNRGKHFLEKAGTIIFVASVVIWALSYFPANGDIERSFVATVGKFLQPLFAPLGFSWQIVASLIFGGVAKEVIVSSLSQFYQNVANISIDAVIGATLMVFVLGYMPCFATLAAIKSETNSWKYTLLAVIYSLSISYILSLIVYSIGRVIL from the coding sequence ATGATTATCACCGTGGGATTGCTTGGGAATCCAAACGTTGGAAAGACCAGTTTATTTAACAAGCTGGTTGGTGCACGTCAGTATGTAGCCAACTGGCCGGGTGTCACTGTGAGCCGAATAGAAGGTGCCACTGTTTTTGGTGACTACACACTCCATTTTGTTGACCTACCCGGGGTATATAGTTTGACGGCAACGTCTGTTGACGAGAAAGTTACACGAGATTACTTGATTTTTTCTCCTCCAAACGTGACAGTGGTTATTATAGACAGCATGAGTCCAGAGCAAGGGATATATCTGTTACTGGAAGCTGTTGAATTGGGTTTAAACGTCATTGCCGTATTTAATGCCATCGATGAAGCGAAGAAGAATGGAATAAAGATAGATAAAAACACATTGGAAACGTATTTGCGAGTTCCTGTGGTGCTCACGTCCGCTCATACGGGCGAAGGTATCGAGGAACTCAAAGAAAAAATAATAAGTGTGTTTAAAAAGCAAACAAGACCTCTAATGCTTGATTATGGAAAGGAGATCGAAGAAAAAATAAGGTCACTTGAGCAGTGTGTGACTGAACAATTCAACAAACGCTTTATGGCGGTAAAAATAATCGAAGGTGATAAATTTGCCCATGACTTTGTCAAAAAGGAATGCGCAAATGAGATTTTGAATAGCATATCGCCCGATATGAAAACCGAGATTCCTTTGGTTAAATACCAATACATTTCAAATGTTGTTCAACTGGCTATAAAGAGAAATGAAGAAGTACTTGGTGTCACGGAAGCGCTTGATCACGTTTTAACACATAAGTTTATAGGTATCCCAATATTCATATCACTTATGTATCTTGCATTTAACTTCACATTTAAAGTCTCCGAACCTCTCGTAGGTCTTCTTGAATACCTTTTCGAGAAACTGGCAAATGCCGTGGGTAGTGATACATTACTGACATCGCTAGTATCTCAAGGAATTATAAATGGAGTTGGAAGTGTCTTAGCATTTGTTCCGAGCATATTCGCACTGTTTTTCGCACTTGGTATTATGGAAGAAAGCGGTTATCTCCCACGTATAGCCTTTCTCGTTGATAGGCTCATGTACTCACTCAGACTTACGGGGAGATCATTTATGACACTTCTGTTAGGATTTGGATGTAATGTCAGCACAGTTATGGCAGCTCGCGGACTAGCGGACGAGAGAGAAAGAATAACCACAATACTGGTTTCTCCATTTATAAGCTGTAGTGCAAGAATCCCTGTTTACTTGCTGATTGTTAGCATCGCATTCCCTAACCATAAAGCTGAGGCATTCTTTGCCATATACGTTCTGAGCTTATTACTTACAGCAGTCTCTTCAAGGTTAGTGAACAAATTCATACTCAAAGGCCAAGCGGTTCCACTTGTTATGGAACTACCAAGGTACAGGTTTCCAAAACTTTCAAACGTTTTAACGTACGTCTGGAATAGAGGAAAGCACTTTTTAGAGAAAGCAGGAACGATCATCTTTGTCGCTAGTGTTGTTATTTGGGCGCTTAGTTATTTTCCAGCCAATGGAGATATAGAGAGAAGTTTTGTTGCTACAGTTGGAAAGTTCCTCCAACCTTTATTCGCTCCTTTGGGGTTCTCCTGGCAAATTGTTGCATCCCTTATCTTTGGAGGTGTTGCTAAGGAGGTTATCGTATCGTCACTTTCGCAGTTTTACCAAAATGTAGCAAATATATCAATTGATGCTGTAATAGGTGCAACGTTGATGGTGTTCGTTCTCGGTTATATGCCGTGTTTTGCAACGCTCGCTGCAATCAAAAGCGAGACAAACAGCTGGAAATACACGTTATTGGCCGTGATTTATAGCTTATCCATTTCGTACATCCTATCTCTGATAGTTTACAGCATTGGAAGGGTGATTTTATGA
- a CDS encoding bifunctional 3,4-dihydroxy-2-butanone-4-phosphate synthase/GTP cyclohydrolase II, which translates to MEQKLLESIRNDFLNNKPIIILDDEREVEGDLVFPAELMNESVAEFFFKYGKGLFCIVGPEENLLKRGFFKLPTNYNANYFIPIDFGNGTGINAFERAQTCVQLANIQTTLSDFRYPGHVTLIGAKDFTMRRGHSESSVELMKLSGFKPFSVITEILDENGESHNIEHVFQLAKKFGLKVLNISDIWRFYVKNTELMKVKSVARLPTRFGEFKIISFENNLDHKEHIALLKEWEKGTTPYVRVHSECLTGDTLSSLRCDCGSQLSNALRKISEKGGILLYLRQEGRGIGLSKKIEAYNLQDSGYDTHEANIALGFKPDERDYAAAYQMLKALGVEEVILLTNNKEKVDELEKYGIRIRHSERLYGEITRYNEFYLKTKLIKFHHQLEELFEKEV; encoded by the coding sequence ATGGAACAAAAACTTCTTGAATCAATTAGGAATGATTTTCTGAATAACAAGCCTATTATCATATTGGATGATGAACGAGAAGTAGAAGGAGACCTCGTCTTTCCTGCTGAGCTCATGAATGAGAGTGTGGCAGAGTTCTTTTTCAAATATGGAAAAGGTCTATTTTGCATCGTGGGGCCGGAGGAAAACCTTTTAAAAAGGGGGTTTTTCAAACTTCCCACCAACTACAACGCTAATTATTTCATACCAATAGACTTTGGAAACGGAACGGGAATTAACGCCTTTGAACGTGCGCAAACTTGTGTACAACTTGCAAATATTCAAACGACGCTTTCAGATTTCAGATACCCAGGTCATGTCACATTGATAGGTGCGAAAGACTTTACAATGAGACGTGGGCACAGTGAATCTTCGGTAGAACTTATGAAACTTTCCGGTTTCAAACCATTCAGTGTGATAACGGAAATCCTTGATGAGAACGGTGAATCACACAACATTGAGCACGTATTCCAATTAGCAAAAAAATTCGGACTTAAAGTTTTGAACATATCGGACATATGGAGATTCTATGTCAAGAATACAGAACTTATGAAAGTTAAGTCAGTAGCAAGACTTCCAACAAGATTCGGTGAATTCAAAATCATTTCATTTGAAAACAATTTGGACCACAAAGAACACATAGCACTCTTGAAAGAGTGGGAAAAAGGCACAACACCATACGTACGGGTACATTCCGAATGTCTTACCGGCGATACGCTCTCATCCCTAAGATGTGATTGCGGAAGTCAACTTTCAAACGCATTGCGTAAGATCTCAGAGAAAGGTGGCATCTTATTGTACTTGAGGCAGGAAGGTCGTGGGATAGGTTTATCAAAAAAGATAGAGGCGTATAACCTTCAAGATTCTGGATACGACACGCACGAAGCGAACATAGCACTTGGCTTCAAGCCGGACGAAAGAGATTACGCTGCCGCTTACCAAATGTTAAAAGCCCTCGGCGTTGAGGAAGTAATTCTTTTGACTAACAACAAAGAAAAAGTAGATGAACTCGAAAAATACGGAATTAGGATAAGACATTCAGAAAGACTTTACGGGGAGATAACAAGGTACAACGAGTTCTATTTAAAAACCAAGTTAATAAAGTTTCATCATCAGCTTGAAGAATTATTCGAAAAGGAGGTATAG
- the ribD gene encoding bifunctional diaminohydroxyphosphoribosylaminopyrimidine deaminase/5-amino-6-(5-phosphoribosylamino)uracil reductase RibD, with amino-acid sequence MRAKKLQDEYFMKLAINLAKKGLGRVNPNPPVGAVIVKDGEIIGKGYHKRYGGRHAEREALFDAKRKGHSTLGATLYVTLEPCDHYGKTPPCTDAIIESGIKRVVIGTLDPNPVSGNGLEKLKKNGIDVEIGILEKDVKELTKFFLKYITTGLPYVTLKYAATLDGMIADEDGNSKWITTELRKEVHKLRKTHSAILVGANTVIKDDPLLNVRFESSKTQLKNPKVVVLDKEGVTLNNPSFNIFRPEFSREVFVFTNTAKTNSTLALDHVRILNETEPTKVLQILGKMGVDSVLVEGGASIFSQFLQFSDEIYAFYATKTFGVGKSVFQNLSRKIEHSDINFSITSVKVSKSKRELMVVMKRCSPE; translated from the coding sequence ATGCGTGCCAAAAAATTACAAGACGAGTACTTCATGAAACTTGCGATTAACTTAGCGAAAAAGGGTCTTGGACGTGTAAATCCTAATCCTCCAGTGGGAGCAGTTATTGTGAAAGACGGAGAAATCATAGGGAAAGGGTATCATAAACGTTACGGAGGACGACATGCGGAACGGGAAGCGTTATTTGATGCAAAAAGAAAAGGTCACTCAACATTGGGAGCTACACTTTACGTTACACTTGAACCTTGCGACCATTACGGGAAAACACCTCCTTGCACCGATGCGATAATAGAAAGCGGTATTAAAAGAGTCGTTATCGGTACTTTGGATCCGAACCCGGTAAGTGGAAACGGTTTAGAGAAACTCAAGAAGAACGGTATCGATGTTGAAATAGGAATTTTAGAAAAAGACGTTAAAGAGCTGACTAAGTTCTTTTTAAAATATATAACCACAGGATTACCGTACGTTACTTTAAAGTACGCAGCGACGCTTGATGGGATGATAGCCGATGAAGATGGTAACTCGAAATGGATAACAACAGAACTTCGCAAAGAAGTACATAAGTTGAGAAAAACTCACAGTGCGATACTCGTTGGGGCAAATACAGTTATCAAAGACGATCCCTTACTTAACGTTCGCTTTGAGAGTTCCAAAACTCAGCTCAAAAATCCAAAAGTAGTGGTGTTGGACAAAGAAGGTGTGACACTCAACAATCCGTCGTTTAATATCTTTAGGCCTGAATTTAGCAGAGAAGTATTTGTATTTACAAATACCGCAAAGACAAACTCAACACTTGCACTTGACCATGTAAGAATTTTAAACGAAACAGAACCTACAAAAGTCTTGCAAATCTTAGGGAAAATGGGTGTAGATTCGGTTTTGGTAGAGGGTGGTGCCAGCATTTTTTCTCAATTTTTACAATTCAGCGATGAGATCTACGCGTTTTACGCTACAAAGACATTCGGGGTTGGAAAAAGTGTATTCCAAAATCTAAGCAGAAAAATCGAACATAGTGATATAAATTTTTCAATAACTTCCGTCAAAGTTTCAAAAAGCAAGAGAGAACTGATGGTGGTGATGAAAAGGTGTTCACCGGAATAA
- a CDS encoding riboflavin synthase — protein sequence MFTGIIQFVCKGYFDGKRLIVENPWNTEQNIPEIGESIAVNGVCLTVISAGEKLYFDVGEETLRKTNLRLGKYFNLERSLRVGESLSGHFVTGHVDGTVRFLSKRTAKNSLIMVFEKPKESWAVVSKGSIAINGVSLTIANVFEETFEVQVIPHTLENTNLKHLKLGEPVNYEIDIMSRYVKGVLDSWNKNFLNQLGMIF from the coding sequence GTGTTCACCGGAATAATCCAATTTGTCTGCAAAGGCTACTTTGATGGAAAAAGACTCATCGTTGAAAATCCTTGGAATACTGAACAAAACATTCCAGAAATTGGAGAAAGTATAGCGGTTAACGGTGTGTGTCTAACAGTGATCTCAGCTGGTGAAAAGCTATATTTCGATGTTGGCGAAGAAACACTAAGGAAAACAAACCTTAGGCTGGGAAAATATTTCAACTTAGAACGCTCATTGAGGGTTGGTGAGTCGCTCTCCGGACATTTTGTGACCGGGCACGTAGATGGAACTGTTCGATTTCTTTCGAAAAGAACAGCGAAAAATTCTCTAATAATGGTATTCGAAAAGCCAAAGGAAAGCTGGGCAGTGGTTTCAAAAGGTTCAATCGCCATAAACGGTGTGAGCCTTACAATTGCAAACGTCTTTGAAGAAACGTTTGAAGTTCAAGTAATACCTCATACTCTTGAGAACACGAATCTGAAACACCTCAAATTAGGAGAACCTGTTAACTACGAGATTGACATAATGTCCAGATACGTGAAAGGGGTGCTTGATTCATGGAACAAAAACTTCTTGAATCAATTAGGAATGATTTTCTGA
- a CDS encoding glucoamylase family protein: MRVKDILDLEEKLSFEFFWNEVSETEEGYGLIVDNTRDNNVASIASVGFGLSAIPIGIENGWISRDEGYIRALKTLETFLNNVEHSHGFFIHFVRMKDGKRTWQSEVSVIDTALFLMGALVAGEYFGGEVYELFESIYSRVEFPWYLDKERNQYYMGYNYERGFWGHWDGYAEQLIMYVLGVASPTFPIDSSVYYSFERKKGKYKDYELIYTYTGSLFTYQFSHAWLDFRNIVDKEGVNWFENSTLATLANWEFCKDMHSVYKTLHEKSWGLTACDSPDGYRGDFGAPPSANNNSTHKTDGTVPPCGAIGSIVFTTAIVEEAVRYYFEKVPQLWGKYGFKDAYNMDRNWVSQIYIGIDKGIEILMIENYKTQLIWDITMRNKYIKDGLQKLGFEERKQ, translated from the coding sequence GTGCGAGTAAAAGACATTCTCGATTTAGAAGAAAAACTGTCTTTTGAATTCTTTTGGAACGAAGTCTCTGAAACGGAAGAGGGCTACGGTTTGATTGTTGACAATACGCGTGATAATAATGTAGCAAGTATAGCTTCCGTTGGTTTTGGGCTGAGTGCTATACCAATCGGCATTGAAAATGGCTGGATATCAAGAGATGAAGGATATATCAGGGCTTTAAAAACTCTGGAAACGTTTCTTAATAACGTTGAACATTCACATGGTTTCTTTATTCATTTCGTGAGGATGAAAGATGGAAAAAGAACTTGGCAATCAGAAGTCTCAGTTATAGATACGGCCTTGTTTCTGATGGGCGCACTTGTGGCTGGTGAATATTTTGGTGGAGAGGTGTACGAGCTATTTGAATCTATATACTCAAGGGTGGAGTTCCCATGGTACTTGGACAAAGAAAGAAACCAGTATTACATGGGGTATAATTACGAGAGAGGATTTTGGGGGCATTGGGATGGTTATGCTGAACAGCTCATTATGTACGTTCTCGGTGTGGCTTCACCTACTTTTCCCATAGATTCCTCAGTGTATTATTCTTTTGAGCGAAAGAAAGGAAAGTACAAAGATTACGAATTAATCTACACATATACCGGTTCACTATTCACATACCAATTTTCACATGCATGGCTTGATTTTAGAAATATCGTCGATAAAGAAGGTGTTAATTGGTTTGAAAATTCAACGTTGGCAACTTTAGCCAACTGGGAATTTTGTAAAGATATGCACAGCGTTTACAAAACGCTGCATGAAAAGTCGTGGGGGTTAACTGCTTGCGATTCTCCGGACGGTTATCGGGGAGACTTCGGTGCTCCACCCTCTGCTAATAACAACTCAACTCACAAGACAGATGGCACTGTCCCCCCGTGTGGAGCTATTGGTTCAATAGTCTTTACCACTGCAATTGTCGAAGAAGCAGTACGCTATTACTTCGAAAAGGTTCCCCAGTTGTGGGGAAAATATGGTTTCAAGGATGCTTACAACATGGATAGAAACTGGGTATCACAAATTTACATCGGAATAGACAAAGGTATAGAGATACTCATGATTGAAAACTATAAGACACAACTTATTTGGGATATCACGATGAGAAACAAGTACATAAAAGATGGACTTCAGAAACTGGGTTTTGAAGAAAGAAAACAATGA